A region of Streptomyces sp. WMMC500 DNA encodes the following proteins:
- a CDS encoding class I SAM-dependent methyltransferase — MAEHPNLSWIADGRARTAHWYATGGTPPPQRVVPADDRMCADIAYRLVCEGTAVLWQGDYHGGRQLLAALGRRIDRRSARRGRRPAAPAGGRATGPADAFHRHRQAQGHRARVLGMLLVPLEPGPQGPAVPLRRAPDVGGAVAEAYGPVTEPGAVALRELLGAVGAHEWRRKGVDIPALGARVHPHYGVFSPVRGEYVDLVAEAPLPAKSLAFDVGTGTGVLAAVLARRGVERVVATDTDPRALACARDNVGRLGLAEQVEVVEANLFPPGRAPLVVCNPPWLPAKPASGLEHAVYDPGGGMLRGFLAGLAAHLEPGGEGWLVLSDLAEHLGLRSRAELPAAIEAAGLRVAARHDTRPRHRRATDTSDPLHAARAAEVTSLWRLTAAG; from the coding sequence GTGGCCGAACACCCCAACCTGAGCTGGATCGCGGACGGGCGCGCGCGGACCGCCCACTGGTACGCCACGGGCGGCACCCCGCCGCCGCAGCGGGTGGTGCCCGCGGACGACCGGATGTGCGCCGACATCGCGTACCGCCTGGTGTGCGAGGGCACGGCCGTCCTGTGGCAGGGCGACTACCACGGCGGGCGCCAGCTCCTCGCCGCCCTGGGCCGGCGCATCGACCGCCGCTCGGCCCGCCGCGGCCGGCGCCCGGCCGCACCGGCGGGCGGCCGGGCGACCGGACCCGCGGACGCCTTCCACCGGCACCGGCAGGCACAGGGCCACCGGGCGCGCGTCCTCGGCATGCTCCTCGTCCCCCTCGAACCCGGGCCGCAGGGCCCGGCCGTGCCGCTGCGCCGGGCGCCCGACGTGGGCGGGGCGGTGGCCGAGGCGTACGGCCCGGTGACCGAGCCGGGCGCGGTGGCGCTGCGCGAACTGCTCGGCGCGGTGGGGGCGCACGAGTGGCGCCGCAAGGGCGTGGACATACCGGCGCTGGGCGCCCGCGTGCACCCGCACTACGGGGTGTTCTCGCCGGTGCGCGGCGAGTACGTCGACCTCGTGGCCGAGGCCCCGCTGCCGGCGAAGTCGCTCGCGTTCGACGTGGGCACCGGAACCGGCGTGCTCGCGGCGGTGCTGGCGCGCCGCGGGGTGGAGCGCGTCGTGGCCACCGACACGGACCCCCGCGCGCTGGCCTGCGCCCGCGACAACGTCGGCCGGCTGGGCCTGGCCGAGCAGGTCGAGGTGGTGGAGGCGAACCTCTTCCCGCCGGGGCGCGCGCCGCTGGTCGTGTGCAACCCGCCCTGGCTGCCCGCCAAGCCGGCCTCCGGCCTGGAGCACGCCGTCTACGACCCCGGCGGCGGCATGCTGCGCGGCTTCCTCGCCGGCCTCGCGGCGCACCTGGAGCCGGGCGGCGAGGGCTGGCTGGTGCTGTCCGACCTTGCCGAGCACCTGGGGCTGCGCAGCCGCGCGGAGCTGCCGGCGGCGATCGAGGCGGCGGGCCTGCGGGTGGCGGCCCGGCACGACACGCGCCCCCGCCACCGCCGGGCGACGGACACGTCGGACCCGCTGCACGCGGCGCGGGCGGCGGAGGTGACGTCGCTGTGGCGGCTGACGGCGGCCGGGTGA
- a CDS encoding response regulator transcription factor, with product MPDQTADPAARVTVLLVDDDPLVRAGLRLMLGGAGDIDVVGEAADGSEVQALVAAHAPDVVLMDIRMPRLDGLAATEALRRRAEPPEVLVLTTFHTDEHVLRALRAGAAGFVLKDTPPRDIVEAVRKVAAGEPALSPAVLQQLIAQVSAAGTEGRGPARERARGRLAALGDREREVAVAVGHGRSNAEIAAELYMSVPTVKTHVSRILTKLDLNNRVQIALLVHDAGESARES from the coding sequence GTGCCCGACCAGACCGCCGACCCCGCCGCCCGGGTCACCGTGCTCCTCGTCGACGACGATCCTCTCGTACGGGCCGGGCTGCGGCTCATGCTCGGCGGGGCCGGCGACATCGACGTGGTGGGCGAGGCCGCCGACGGCAGCGAGGTGCAGGCGCTCGTGGCCGCGCACGCCCCCGACGTCGTGCTCATGGACATCCGCATGCCCCGGCTCGACGGCCTCGCCGCCACGGAGGCGCTGCGGCGGCGCGCCGAACCGCCGGAGGTGCTGGTGCTGACGACGTTCCACACCGACGAGCACGTACTGCGCGCCCTGCGCGCGGGCGCCGCCGGCTTCGTGCTCAAGGACACCCCGCCCCGGGACATCGTCGAGGCCGTGCGCAAGGTCGCCGCCGGCGAGCCCGCGCTGTCGCCGGCGGTGCTCCAGCAGCTCATCGCCCAGGTCTCGGCCGCCGGCACCGAGGGGCGCGGGCCGGCCCGCGAGCGCGCCCGCGGCCGGCTCGCCGCGCTCGGCGACCGCGAGCGGGAGGTCGCCGTGGCGGTCGGCCACGGCCGGTCCAACGCGGAGATCGCCGCCGAGCTGTACATGAGCGTGCCCACCGTGAAGACGCACGTCTCGCGCATCCTCACCAAGCTCGACCTCAACAACCGCGTGCAGATCGCCCTTCTCGTCCACGACGCCGGGGAGTCGGCCCGGGAATCCTGA
- a CDS encoding SAV_915 family protein, which yields MDTSGSALTPQRRPQLYVPVQDGGTGLRLRMFRTPLGTRTAVAFTTQAALVRALGPQQKWVRLGEPALRALTAPLGTDRITVDPLLTARRPYGHHAGAQPEGEARPRQRRTPPPASAAPQPAAH from the coding sequence GTGGACACCTCCGGATCCGCCCTCACGCCACAACGCCGGCCTCAGTTGTACGTTCCCGTGCAGGACGGAGGGACCGGGCTGCGGCTGCGGATGTTCCGCACACCGCTGGGCACGCGCACCGCGGTGGCCTTCACCACGCAGGCCGCGCTGGTCCGCGCGCTCGGGCCGCAGCAGAAGTGGGTACGCCTCGGGGAGCCGGCGCTGCGCGCGCTGACCGCGCCGCTGGGCACCGACCGGATCACCGTCGACCCCCTGCTCACCGCCCGCCGCCCGTACGGCCACCACGCAGGGGCCCAGCCGGAAGGCGAGGCGCGGCCCCGGCAGCGGCGCACACCGCCGCCCGCGTCGGCGGCACCGCAGCCGGCCGCCCACTGA
- a CDS encoding MsnO8 family LLM class oxidoreductase, producing the protein MDIPLSVLDRSLRRKDEDPAAALRRTVGFARQTEGYGYRRFWVSEHHSVPGVAGSAPTVLAAAVAAATSRIRVGTGGVMLPNHRPLVVAEQFGVLASLFPDRIDMGLGRSLGFTDGIRRALGHGTADAADFGDALAELLRWFEGGQQAYPGVHAVPAEGLRVPAYVLAVDGGADIAAAHGLPLVIGAGRRPEKMLEAVERYREAFTPSARQARPYVVVALAAAVADSAEEAADLLLPEAWATVWSRTRGEFPPLEHAAEIRARTLTEREARYLDEARRSQVAGTGEQVAAALGELVARSGADELLVSLHTPDEAGRLESFRRLVELKIPASAGS; encoded by the coding sequence ATGGACATCCCGCTCTCCGTGCTCGACCGGTCCCTGCGGCGCAAGGACGAGGACCCGGCCGCCGCGCTGCGCCGCACCGTCGGCTTCGCACGGCAGACGGAGGGGTACGGCTACCGCCGCTTCTGGGTCTCCGAGCACCACAGCGTCCCCGGCGTCGCCGGCTCCGCGCCGACCGTGCTGGCCGCCGCCGTCGCCGCCGCCACGTCCCGGATCCGGGTCGGCACCGGCGGCGTGATGCTGCCCAACCACCGGCCGCTGGTCGTCGCCGAGCAGTTCGGCGTGCTGGCGTCGCTGTTCCCGGACCGGATCGACATGGGCCTCGGCCGCTCGCTGGGCTTCACCGACGGCATCCGGCGCGCGCTGGGCCACGGCACGGCGGACGCGGCGGACTTCGGGGACGCGCTGGCGGAGCTGCTCCGGTGGTTCGAGGGCGGGCAGCAGGCGTATCCGGGGGTGCACGCCGTACCGGCGGAGGGGCTGCGCGTGCCGGCGTACGTGCTGGCCGTCGACGGCGGCGCCGACATCGCCGCCGCGCACGGGCTGCCGCTGGTGATCGGCGCGGGGCGGCGCCCGGAGAAGATGCTGGAGGCGGTCGAGCGCTACCGCGAGGCGTTCACGCCCTCCGCCCGGCAGGCGCGGCCGTACGTGGTCGTGGCGCTCGCCGCCGCGGTGGCCGACTCCGCAGAGGAGGCCGCGGACCTGCTGCTGCCGGAGGCGTGGGCGACGGTCTGGTCGCGCACCCGCGGGGAGTTCCCGCCGCTGGAGCACGCCGCGGAGATACGGGCCCGTACGCTCACCGAGCGCGAGGCCCGCTATCTCGACGAGGCCCGCCGGTCGCAGGTGGCCGGCACCGGTGAGCAGGTGGCCGCCGCGCTGGGCGAGCTGGTCGCCCGCAGCGGCGCCGACGAGTTGCTGGTCTCGCTGCACACCCCCGACGAAGCCGGCCGGCTGGAGTCCTTCCGGCGGCTGGTGGAGCTGAAGATCCCGGCGTCCGCGGGGAGTTGA
- a CDS encoding AMP-binding protein: MTAEPSYTGGTGTTALLGDTIGANLDRAIAAHPDREALVDVPSGRRWTYAEFGAAVEEVARGLLARGVAKGERVGVWAVNCPEWVFVQYASARIGAVMVTINPAYRVHELEYVLNQSGISLLVASLAHKSSDYRRMVEQVRGSCPALRNVFYIGHAGWGRLIEAGRTVPPERVREREALLSCDDPVNIQYTSGTTGFAKGATLSHHSILNNGFFVGETLGYTEQDRICIPVPYYHCFGMVMGNLAATSHGACMVIPGSSFDPAATLAAVEQERCTSLYGVPTMFVAELALPDFALYDLTSLRTGIMAGSPCPVEVMKRVVNEMHMAEVTICYGMTETSPVATQTRPEDDLERRTATVGRVLPHIEVKVVDPVTGVTVSRGDTGELCTRGYSVMQGYWEQPERTAEVIDAGRWMHTGDLARMREDGSVEIVGRIKDMIIRGGENVYPREIEEFLHTHPKIADVQVVGVPDETYGEEILACVILSDPRHALSRRELAHYCENRLAHYKIPRHLRIMEEFPMTISGKVRKVELREQFSAAE; this comes from the coding sequence ATGACCGCAGAGCCGTCCTACACCGGCGGCACCGGCACCACGGCGCTGCTGGGCGACACCATCGGTGCCAACCTGGACCGCGCCATCGCCGCCCACCCCGACCGCGAGGCCCTGGTCGACGTGCCCTCCGGGCGCCGCTGGACCTACGCGGAGTTCGGCGCCGCCGTCGAGGAGGTGGCCCGCGGGCTGCTCGCGCGCGGCGTCGCCAAGGGCGAGCGCGTCGGCGTCTGGGCGGTCAACTGCCCGGAGTGGGTGTTCGTGCAGTACGCCTCGGCCCGTATCGGCGCCGTGATGGTCACCATCAACCCCGCCTACCGGGTGCACGAGCTGGAGTACGTCCTCAACCAGTCCGGGATCTCCCTGCTGGTCGCCTCGCTGGCGCACAAGTCCAGCGACTACCGGCGGATGGTCGAGCAGGTGCGCGGCAGTTGCCCGGCCCTGCGCAACGTCTTCTACATCGGCCACGCCGGCTGGGGCCGGCTGATCGAGGCCGGCCGCACGGTGCCCCCGGAGCGGGTCCGCGAGCGCGAGGCGCTGCTGTCCTGCGACGACCCGGTCAACATCCAGTACACCTCCGGCACCACCGGCTTCGCCAAGGGCGCGACCCTGTCGCACCACAGCATCCTCAACAACGGCTTCTTCGTCGGCGAGACGCTGGGCTACACCGAGCAGGACCGGATCTGCATCCCCGTCCCGTACTACCACTGCTTCGGCATGGTGATGGGCAATCTCGCGGCTACCAGCCACGGCGCCTGCATGGTCATTCCGGGCTCCTCCTTCGACCCCGCCGCCACCCTCGCGGCCGTCGAACAGGAGCGCTGCACCTCGCTGTACGGGGTGCCCACCATGTTCGTCGCGGAGCTGGCCCTGCCGGACTTCGCCCTCTACGACCTCACGTCGCTGCGCACCGGGATCATGGCCGGCTCGCCCTGCCCGGTGGAGGTGATGAAGCGGGTGGTCAACGAGATGCACATGGCGGAGGTGACCATCTGCTACGGCATGACCGAGACCTCCCCCGTCGCCACCCAGACCCGGCCCGAGGACGACCTGGAGCGCCGCACCGCCACCGTCGGCCGCGTCCTGCCGCACATCGAGGTCAAGGTCGTCGACCCGGTCACCGGCGTGACCGTGTCCCGCGGCGACACCGGCGAGCTGTGCACCCGCGGCTACAGCGTCATGCAGGGCTACTGGGAGCAGCCCGAGCGCACCGCCGAGGTCATCGACGCCGGCCGCTGGATGCACACCGGCGACCTGGCGCGGATGCGCGAGGACGGCAGCGTGGAGATCGTCGGCCGGATCAAGGACATGATCATAAGGGGCGGCGAGAACGTCTACCCGCGCGAGATCGAGGAGTTCCTGCACACCCACCCCAAGATCGCCGACGTGCAGGTCGTGGGCGTGCCGGACGAGACGTACGGCGAGGAGATCCTCGCCTGCGTGATCCTCAGCGACCCGCGGCACGCGCTCTCCCGGCGCGAGCTGGCCCACTACTGCGAGAACCGGCTCGCGCACTACAAGATCCCGCGGCATCTGCGGATCATGGAGGAGTTCCCGATGACGATCAGCGGAAAGGTGCGGAAGGTCGAGCTGCGGGAGCAGTTCAGTGCTGCGGAATAG
- a CDS encoding MBL fold metallo-hydrolase — protein MTILHYVGGPTALLQLGGVRLLTDPTFDPPGEYPGGGRRLVKTAGPALAPADLGPVDAVLLSHDQHADHLDRAGRECAAAAPLVLSTVSAAKRMGGPVRALPAWESYAIGPVRVTAVPAQHGPPGSAHLTGEVTGFVLTGDGLPTVYVSGDNASLDVVRTIAARLGPVDIAVLFAGAAPATLTSEHAAAAAAALGAHDVVPLHFEHWEHVTQGADSLVAAFEVAGLGHRLRLPRPGEAVEL, from the coding sequence ATGACGATCTTGCACTACGTCGGCGGTCCCACCGCGCTGCTCCAGCTCGGCGGCGTCCGGCTGCTCACCGACCCGACGTTCGACCCGCCGGGCGAGTACCCCGGCGGCGGCCGGCGGCTGGTGAAGACCGCGGGCCCGGCGCTCGCGCCGGCGGACCTCGGCCCGGTCGACGCGGTGCTGCTCTCCCACGACCAGCACGCCGACCACCTCGACCGGGCCGGGCGCGAGTGCGCCGCCGCCGCGCCGCTGGTGCTGTCCACGGTGTCGGCCGCGAAGCGGATGGGCGGCCCGGTGCGGGCGCTGCCGGCGTGGGAGTCGTACGCGATCGGCCCCGTCCGCGTCACCGCCGTGCCCGCGCAGCACGGCCCGCCCGGCAGCGCGCACCTGACCGGCGAGGTCACCGGCTTCGTGCTCACCGGCGACGGGCTGCCCACGGTCTACGTCAGCGGCGACAACGCCTCGCTCGACGTGGTCCGTACGATCGCCGCCCGGCTCGGCCCCGTGGACATCGCCGTGCTCTTCGCCGGCGCCGCGCCCGCCACGCTCACCAGCGAGCACGCCGCCGCCGCGGCGGCGGCGCTCGGGGCGCACGACGTGGTGCCGCTGCACTTCGAGCACTGGGAGCACGTCACGCAGGGCGCGGACTCGCTCGTCGCCGCTTTCGAGGTGGCGGGACTCGGACACCGGCTGCGGCTGCCGCGGCCGGGGGAGGCGGTGGAGCTGTAG
- a CDS encoding helix-turn-helix transcriptional regulator has protein sequence MPETADAAEVRGALARLRRSGGVPVAFGGLLTDGGRKLRISELSGTVTLSLQGLGVATGNGLGGKAIAFSRPCAVTDYTSSRAISHEYDGPVGTEGLRSVLAVPVVVRGRVRAVLYGALRDSLPLGDRSLTAAVETARHLEQTLAVRDEARRLLAVATPTAQRAADPAAWENVRTAHRDLRTLAPRIADEKLREELLSLCDRLASAAVTVAPVSCAGPDRAVLAPRELDVLACVATGATNAAAGERLGLRPETVKSYLRSAMRKLGAHTRLEAVTAARRAGLLP, from the coding sequence ATGCCGGAGACCGCGGACGCAGCGGAGGTGCGCGGCGCGCTGGCCCGGCTGCGCCGGAGCGGCGGCGTGCCCGTCGCCTTCGGCGGGCTGCTCACGGACGGCGGCCGCAAGCTGCGGATCAGCGAGCTGAGCGGGACGGTGACGCTGTCCCTGCAGGGACTCGGGGTGGCCACGGGCAACGGGCTGGGCGGCAAGGCCATCGCCTTCTCCCGGCCCTGCGCGGTCACCGACTACACCTCGTCCCGCGCCATCAGCCACGAGTACGACGGCCCGGTGGGCACCGAGGGACTGCGCTCGGTGCTGGCGGTGCCCGTCGTCGTACGCGGCCGGGTGCGGGCCGTGCTCTACGGCGCGCTGCGCGACTCGCTTCCGCTGGGCGACCGGTCGCTGACCGCGGCGGTGGAGACGGCGCGCCACCTGGAGCAGACCCTCGCCGTGCGCGACGAGGCCCGCCGGCTGCTCGCCGTCGCCACGCCCACCGCGCAGCGCGCGGCGGACCCCGCGGCCTGGGAGAACGTCCGCACCGCGCACCGCGACCTGCGCACGCTGGCGCCGCGTATAGCCGACGAGAAGCTGCGCGAGGAACTGCTCTCGCTCTGCGACCGGCTGGCGTCCGCGGCCGTCACCGTCGCCCCCGTCTCCTGCGCGGGCCCGGACCGGGCGGTGCTGGCGCCGCGGGAGCTGGACGTGCTGGCGTGCGTGGCGACGGGCGCGACGAACGCGGCGGCGGGCGAGCGGCTGGGGCTGCGGCCGGAGACGGTGAAGAGCTACCTGCGCTCGGCGATGCGCAAGCTCGGCGCGCACACCCGGCTGGAGGCGGTCACCGCCGCGCGCCGCGCGGGGCTGCTCCCCTAG
- a CDS encoding AMP-binding protein has product MTASDPTADFRSARDFLLRQREDYAAARAGFSWPRPERFNWALDWFDAIAADNDRTALHIVEEDGRETKLSFTRMSERSNRVANWLRAQGVRAGERIVVMLGNQAELWETALAAMKLRAVVIPATPLLGPADLADRIERGGARHVLVRAADEEKFAEVPGDYTRISVGGQGAHRAEGGGGKGWLAYEDAYEAPAAFTPDGPTAADDTLMLYFTSGTTALPKLVEHTHVSYPVGHLATMYWIGIRPGDVHLNISSPGWAKHAWSNLFAPWNAEATVFLFNYTRFDAGALLAAMDRAGVTTFCAPPTVWRMLVQSDLSGLATPPREAVAAGEPLNPEVIEAVRRAWKVTVRDGFGQTETAVQIANSPGQRVKLGSMGRPTPGYDVVLLDPVSGKPADEGEICLDLTARPVGLMTGYEGDPDRTAEAMADGYYRTGDIGARDDEGYLTYIGRSDDVFKASDYKISPFELESALLEHEAVAEAAVVPAPDPLRLAVPKAYVVLAAGWEPGAAAAEAIFAHSRAVLAPYKRVRRLEFADLPKTVSGKIRRVQLREATAAGSADEYREEDHT; this is encoded by the coding sequence GTGACGGCATCCGATCCGACCGCGGACTTCCGGTCCGCGCGGGACTTTCTGCTGCGGCAGAGGGAGGACTACGCCGCCGCGCGCGCGGGATTCTCCTGGCCCAGGCCGGAGCGGTTCAACTGGGCACTCGACTGGTTCGACGCCATCGCCGCGGACAACGACCGCACAGCGCTCCACATCGTGGAGGAGGACGGCCGCGAGACGAAGTTGAGTTTCACCCGAATGAGCGAGCGCTCGAACCGGGTCGCGAACTGGCTGCGCGCGCAGGGTGTGCGGGCCGGCGAACGGATCGTCGTCATGCTCGGCAACCAGGCCGAGTTGTGGGAGACAGCCCTGGCCGCGATGAAGCTGCGCGCCGTCGTCATCCCCGCCACGCCGCTCCTCGGCCCGGCCGACCTCGCCGACCGCATCGAGCGCGGCGGCGCCCGTCACGTGCTCGTACGGGCCGCCGACGAGGAGAAGTTCGCCGAGGTGCCCGGCGACTACACCCGCATCTCCGTCGGCGGGCAGGGGGCCCACCGGGCGGAGGGCGGGGGCGGGAAGGGCTGGCTCGCCTACGAAGACGCGTACGAGGCCCCCGCCGCCTTCACGCCCGACGGCCCGACGGCCGCCGACGACACCCTGATGCTGTACTTCACCTCCGGCACCACCGCGCTTCCCAAGCTCGTCGAGCACACCCACGTCTCGTACCCGGTCGGCCACCTGGCGACGATGTACTGGATCGGCATCCGCCCCGGCGACGTGCACCTGAACATCTCCTCACCCGGCTGGGCCAAGCACGCCTGGTCCAACCTCTTCGCGCCCTGGAACGCCGAGGCGACGGTCTTCCTGTTCAACTACACGCGCTTCGACGCCGGCGCCCTGCTGGCCGCCATGGACCGCGCCGGCGTGACAACTTTCTGCGCCCCGCCCACCGTCTGGCGGATGCTGGTGCAGTCCGATCTGAGCGGCCTGGCCACCCCGCCGCGCGAGGCCGTCGCCGCAGGTGAGCCCCTCAACCCCGAGGTCATCGAGGCCGTCCGGCGGGCCTGGAAGGTGACCGTCCGCGACGGCTTCGGCCAGACCGAGACCGCGGTTCAGATCGCCAACTCCCCCGGGCAGCGAGTCAAGCTGGGGTCCATGGGCCGTCCCACTCCCGGATACGACGTCGTGCTCCTGGACCCCGTCAGCGGCAAACCCGCCGACGAGGGCGAGATCTGTCTCGACCTGACCGCGCGCCCCGTGGGCCTGATGACGGGCTACGAGGGCGACCCGGACCGCACCGCCGAGGCCATGGCCGACGGCTACTACCGCACCGGCGACATCGGCGCCCGCGACGACGAGGGCTACCTCACCTATATCGGACGCAGCGACGACGTCTTCAAGGCCAGCGACTACAAGATCAGTCCCTTCGAGCTGGAGAGCGCCCTGCTGGAGCACGAGGCGGTCGCCGAGGCCGCCGTGGTGCCCGCGCCCGACCCGCTGCGGCTCGCCGTGCCCAAGGCGTACGTCGTGCTCGCCGCCGGCTGGGAGCCGGGCGCCGCCGCGGCGGAGGCGATCTTCGCGCACTCCCGGGCCGTGCTCGCCCCGTACAAGCGCGTCCGGCGGCTGGAGTTCGCCGACCTGCCGAAGACCGTCTCCGGCAAGATCCGCCGCGTGCAACTGCGCGAGGCGACCGCCGCGGGATCCGCCGACGAGTACCGCGAGGAGGACCACACATGA
- a CDS encoding VOC family protein, with translation MGIKRVVPDIRTESFEDSRAFYERLGFEEVMNLGWVMALASPDNPTAQLIFMERDVSAPVTPDMSIEVADVDAAHEAMRAAGAEIVHPLTDEEWGVRRFFVRDPNGRVVNVVAHRA, from the coding sequence ATGGGCATCAAGCGGGTCGTACCCGACATCAGGACCGAGTCCTTCGAGGACAGCCGCGCGTTCTACGAGCGGCTGGGCTTCGAGGAGGTGATGAACCTGGGGTGGGTGATGGCGCTCGCCTCGCCGGACAACCCCACCGCGCAGTTGATCTTCATGGAGCGGGACGTCTCCGCGCCGGTGACGCCGGACATGAGCATCGAGGTCGCGGACGTCGACGCGGCGCACGAGGCGATGCGGGCGGCGGGCGCGGAGATCGTGCACCCGCTGACCGACGAGGAGTGGGGCGTGCGGCGGTTCTTCGTCCGCGACCCCAACGGGCGGGTGGTGAACGTCGTGGCGCACCGGGCGTGA
- a CDS encoding histidine kinase — MPRTAPETRAAGTTRRDRLADVGLVLFAGAFSFLSADSVLPPDGAGVSENVLFAEAVAAGVACLALLLRRRLPVALAVAMLVADSFGHFFIGPTLVALFTVAAHRPLRTTGWIAALVFARLVGFLAGTPDPEDPRTGAGVAYFSLVAAAMLWGLYRRSRRQLVASLRARAEQAEADAALRAEQAQRRAREEIAREMHDVLAHRLSLLSVHAGALEFHPGAPPAEVARAAGVIRDSAHEALQDLRDVIGVLRAPAGADTGAGALAGRPQPTLRDVARLVAEAGEAGMRIVYEPDVGEPEAVPPATGRTAYRIVQEGLTNARKHAAGTKVTVTLAGSPQAGLTVAVSNPLTTVGGEADAARTGDRPAPGRVHGSPGPGPGAGAAASNRPAPGGRVAVFGGHGLTAAGGKPGPGRVAVSVPAAEPPGRATVAGTTAPGPGPSRPVNGSGTLAAAAADPIPGAGQGLIGLAERAALAGGRLTHTAEADGFHLRAWLPWGRPSRTE; from the coding sequence ATGCCCCGTACCGCCCCCGAGACCCGCGCCGCCGGCACCACCCGGCGCGACCGGCTCGCCGACGTCGGCCTCGTCCTCTTCGCCGGGGCCTTCTCGTTCCTGTCCGCCGACTCGGTGCTGCCCCCGGACGGCGCCGGCGTCTCGGAGAACGTGCTCTTCGCCGAGGCCGTGGCCGCCGGCGTGGCCTGCCTGGCGCTGCTGCTGCGCCGCCGCCTGCCCGTGGCCCTCGCGGTGGCGATGCTCGTCGCCGACTCCTTCGGCCACTTCTTCATCGGCCCGACGCTGGTCGCGCTCTTCACCGTCGCGGCGCACCGCCCGCTGCGTACCACCGGCTGGATCGCGGCCCTCGTCTTCGCCCGGCTCGTCGGGTTCCTCGCCGGCACCCCGGACCCGGAGGATCCGCGGACCGGCGCGGGCGTCGCGTACTTCTCGCTGGTCGCGGCGGCCATGCTCTGGGGCCTCTACCGGCGCTCGCGCCGCCAGCTCGTCGCCTCGCTGCGGGCGCGCGCCGAGCAGGCGGAGGCCGACGCGGCGCTGCGCGCGGAGCAGGCGCAGCGCCGGGCGCGGGAGGAGATCGCGCGGGAGATGCACGACGTGCTGGCGCACCGGCTGTCGCTGCTGAGCGTGCACGCCGGGGCGCTGGAGTTCCATCCGGGCGCCCCGCCGGCGGAGGTCGCCCGGGCGGCGGGCGTGATCCGGGACAGCGCGCACGAGGCGCTCCAGGACCTGCGGGACGTGATCGGCGTGCTGCGCGCCCCCGCGGGTGCGGACACCGGTGCGGGGGCGCTCGCCGGGCGCCCGCAGCCGACGCTGCGGGACGTGGCGCGGCTGGTGGCCGAGGCCGGCGAGGCGGGGATGCGGATCGTGTACGAGCCGGACGTCGGCGAGCCCGAGGCGGTCCCGCCGGCGACGGGGCGCACCGCGTATCGCATCGTGCAGGAGGGGCTGACGAACGCCCGCAAGCACGCCGCGGGCACGAAGGTGACGGTGACGCTTGCCGGGAGTCCGCAGGCGGGCCTGACGGTGGCGGTGAGCAACCCGCTGACGACGGTGGGCGGGGAGGCGGACGCCGCACGCACCGGCGACCGGCCCGCGCCCGGCCGGGTGCACGGCTCCCCGGGCCCGGGGCCGGGCGCGGGTGCCGCCGCGAGCAACCGGCCTGCGCCGGGTGGGCGGGTGGCGGTCTTCGGCGGGCACGGCCTGACCGCGGCGGGCGGGAAGCCGGGCCCCGGCCGGGTCGCGGTGTCCGTCCCCGCGGCGGAGCCGCCCGGCCGCGCCACGGTCGCCGGTACGACCGCACCGGGACCCGGACCGAGCCGCCCGGTGAACGGCTCCGGGACCCTCGCCGCGGCTGCGGCGGACCCCATCCCCGGCGCCGGGCAGGGGCTCATCGGGCTCGCCGAGCGCGCCGCGCTGGCCGGCGGCCGGCTGACGCACACCGCGGAAGCGGACGGCTTCCACCTGCGCGCCTGGCTCCCCTGGGGCCGCCCGTCCCGTACGGAGTGA